From Corvus cornix cornix isolate S_Up_H32 chromosome 17, ASM73873v5, whole genome shotgun sequence, the proteins below share one genomic window:
- the AJM1 gene encoding apical junction component 1 homolog, translating to MTRTDPPDILVSTVYQDIKVATAAPGDSVVCQPLAQCDASMSSSLSREPQPFNKRHCRSFDFIESLEELGTPPAMERACPRPGMPEPTPGPPGRQVPPKPDPYSGRAPAPRSEPKRRARSKSAPRVKSTLTPVPITVAASPPPARRGREVLRVAREPSHTDPSPRREGPMPLRALANEVHPIKLQPQRSSVSRISPLCLGSNCYEEGPGAKVGASPHVKCRVDIKPDEAVLVHTARSLRAAPNRPEPPRWPRTPGATRSLAVPGSRQASASRTPTPSDSYSGDPPLLPYPGEYYEPDPRALAYQTVPVPASREFREYPDRGCMTFSAPGVPAKFFYAEEAARCPSPAMPLRSSGYASYPYPSRHAVPQPFYTEDPAKAAVHTMPPRTLYVEEARGYPVQEAPARTFYGDEPRYYAPRGTPVKTLYAEDARTYPALGSSARLLYAEDYGKYREREVLSRTCPPPRSAQPLHFGDWYCPERATLPYQSLQLSRFTPQPAGREAMFSSWHASYGVTPPRLGRETQHYSKSWDNILAPAARREEALQRGRSYENLLAHEQHRALSPEERRQPVVINLSSSPKRYAALSLSESSILERVHADGSRGPPGRSWYVTPEITITDNDIRADGLGRSERRSASWDMLDAGRERGPYAVPCAPQPGPRESGSGRQRSLEQLDELITDLVIDYKPAPGHRAGDRDSLAEQLKQLLSSSASGPPRRSEGRRVPHTVPEGPRPTKEQPGPTSHAGTPRRPPAPPATGPFEKSPENCSPDLSAEEDDMMMCSNAKCRRTETMFNACLYFKSCHSCYTYYCSRHCRREDWDTHKASCVYGRVGSVCRHVLQFCRENTEVHKAFSRIAKVGYLSRGRGVLFLGFPNAGSAENFLQFGLESLLMSPTYLSLRELDSYSDNLGDYAQELRETGNQYDPNECFLLNVTVAVTQKVPERPSPKMQVPTVRKYAKVALASSSPEKKILKKERDMETLILTPPPGTADIDKEGEEGRKAREVCFINIQRELRIRGVFLRHEFPAVYEQLCDFVESNKRFTPTTIYPIDKRTGKQFMCMIMAASEPRTLDWVASPNLLDDIM from the coding sequence ATGACACGAACAGACCCACCTGACATCCTGGTGTCCACGGTGTACCAAGACATCAAGGTGGCgacagcagcccctggggattCTGTTGTCTGTCAGCCCCTGGCACAATGTGACGCCTCCATGTCCTCCTCCCTGTCCCGCGAGCCGCAGCCCTTCAACAAGCGCCACTGCAGGAGTTTCGACTTCATCGAGTCGCTGGAAGAGCTGGGCACCCCCCCGGCCATGGAGCGCGCCTGCCCGCGCCCCGGCATGCCCGAGCCCACGCCGGGGCCGCCGGGCAGGCAGGTGCCGCCGAAGCCAGACCCCTACAGCGGCAGAGCCCCCGCGCCGCGGAGCGAGCCGAAGCGCCGCGCCCGCTCCAAGAGCGCCCCGCGGGTCAAGTCCACCCTGACCCCGGTGCCCATCACCGTGGCGGCATCACCGCCGCCAGCCCGCCGTGGGCGGGAGGTGCTGCGGGTGGCACGGGAGCCCTCCCACACTGATCCCTCGCCGCGCCGCGAGGGTCCGATGCCCCTGCGGGCGCTGGCCAACGAGGTTCACCCCATCAAGCTGCAGCCGCAGCGCAGCAGCGTCAGCCGCATCTCCCCGCTCTGCCTGGGCAGCAATTGCTACGAGGAGGGGCCGGGGGCCAAGGTGGGCGCCAGCCCCCACGTCAAGTGCCGAGTGGACATCAAGCCGGACGAGGCAGTGCTGGTGCACACGGCGCGGAGCCTGCGGGCAGCCCCGAACCGTCCGGAGCCGCCGCGCTGGCCCCGCACCCCCGGGGCCACCCGCAGCCTGGCCGTGCCAGGGAGCCGGCAGGCGTCCGCGTCCCGCACGCCCACCCCCAGCGACTCCTACAGCGGAGACCCCCCGCTGCTGCCCTACCCCGGGGAGTACTACGAGCCAGATCCCCGGGCACTGGCGTACCAGACCGTGCCCGTGCCAGCCTCACGGGAATTCAGGGAGTACCCGGACAGGGGCTGCATGACCTTTTCGGCCCCCGGAGTCCCAGCCAAGTTCTTCTACGCAGAGGAGGCAGCGCggtgccccagccctgccatgccCCTCCGCAGCTCTGGCTATGCCAGCTACCCCTACCCCAGCCGCCACGCCGTGCCCCAGCCCTTCTACACCGAGGACCCCGCCAAGGCTGCTGTTCACACGATGCCGCCCCGGACGTTGTACGTGGAGGAGGCGCGGGGTTACCCGGTGCAGGAGGCACCTGCGCGCACCTTCTATGGGGATGAGCCCCGCTACTACGCCCCGCGTGGGACCCCTGTTAAAACCCTCTACGCCGAGGACGCTCGGACATACCCGGCCCTCGGCTCCTCCGCCCGGCTGCTCTATGCCGAGGACTACGGGAAGTACCGGGAGCGGGAGGTGCTGTCGCGCACGTGTCCCCCGCCCCGTAGCGCGCAGCCCCTGCACTTCGGGGACTGGTACTGCCCCGAACGGGCCACGCTGCCCTACCAGAGCCTGCAATTGTCACGCTTCACCCCGCAGCCGGCCGGGCGCGAGGCCATGTTCTCCTCCTGGCATGCCAGCTACGGCGTGACTCCACCGCGGCTGGGCCGGGAGACACAGCACTACTCCAAATCCTGGGATAACATCCTGGCGCCAGCAGCGCGCAGGGAGGAGGCCCTGCAGCGTGGGCGCAGCTACGAGAACCTGCTCGCCCACGAACAGCACCGTGCCTTATCCCCCGAGGAGCGCCGGCAGCCCGTGGTGATCAACCTGTCGAGCTCGCCCAAGCGCTACGCGGCCCTGTCGCTCTCCGAGAGCTCCATCCTCGAGCGGGTGCACGCCGATGGCAGCCGCGGGCCCCCAGGCCGCTCCTGGTACGTCACGCCGGAGATCACCATCACTGACAACGACATCCGCGCCGATGGGCTGGGCCGGAGCGAGAGGCGCTCGGCCAGCTGGGACATGCTGGACGCGGGGCGGGAGCGCGGGCCCTACGCTGTGCCCTGCGCCCCACAGCCCGGCCCCAGGGAAAGCGGCTCGGGGCGCCAGcgcagcctggagcagctggacGAGCTCATCACCGACCTTGTAATTGACTACAAGCCGGCACCAGGCCACCGAgccggggacagggacagcctcgcggagcagctgaagcagcttCTAAGCAGTAGCGCCTCGGGCCCCCCCCGGCGGAGCGAGGGCAGGCGGGTCCCTCACACAGTGCCCGAGGGACCCCGACCCACAAAGGAGCAGCCGGGCCCCACCTCCCATGCCGGCACCCCGCGCCGCCCACCCGCCCCGCCGGCCACCGGCCCCTTCGAGAAGTCGCCAGAGAACTGCTCGCCCGACCTGAGCGCTGAGGAGGACGACATGATGATGTGCTCCAATGCCAAGTGCCGACGCACGGAGACCATGTTCAACGCCTGCCTCTACTTCAAATCGTGCCACAGCTGCTACACCTACTACTGCTCCCGGCACTGCCGCCGCGAGGACTGGGACACGCACAAGGCGAGCTGCGTCTACGGGCGGGTGGGCAGCGTCTGCCGCCACGTCCTGCAGTTCTGCCGCGAGAACACCGAGGTGCACAAGGCTTTCTCGCGCATCGCCAAGGTGGGATACCTCTCCCGCGGCCGTGGCGTCCTTTTCCTGGGCTTCCCCAATGCGGGCTCGGCCGAGAACTTTCTCCAGTTTGGGCTGGAGAGCCTGCTGATGTCCCCCACGTACCTGTCCCTGCGGGAGCTGGACAGCTACTCGGACAACCTGGGGGACTATGCCCAGGAGCTGCGGGAGACAGGCAACCAGTACGACCCCAACGAATGTTTCCTGCTGAATGTAACCGTGGCCGTCACTCAGAAAGTGCCAGAGAGGCCGTCACCGAAGATGCAGGTGCCGACGGTCAGGAAATACGCCAAGGTGGCCTTAGCCTCCTCCAGCCCCGAGAAGAAGATCTTGAAGAAGGAGCGGGACATGGAAACGCTGATCCTAACGCCACCGCCCGGAACGGCGGACATCGacaaggagggggaggagggcCGGAAGGCGCGGGAGGTTTGCTTCATCAACATCCAGCGGGAGCTGCGCATCCGCGGCGTCTTCCTGCGGCACGAGTTCCCTGCTGTCTACGAGCAGCTCTGCGACTTCGTGGAGAGCAACAAGCGCTTCACCCCCACCACCATCTACCCCATCGACAAGAGGACGGGCAAGCAGTTCATGTGCATGATCATGGCGGCCTCCGAGCCTCGCACCCTCGACTGGGTGGCCAGCCCCAACCTCCTGGACGACATCATGTGA
- the PHPT1 gene encoding 14 kDa phosphohistidine phosphatase — translation MAGAALSRVPDVQIDGDGVFKYVLLRVRGAGAPAKDVVRGHGWAEYHADLFERTAEELARHGLSCECLGGGRVSHRPEERKIHVYGYSVGFGRADHAVTTEKLKAEYPDYEITWADEGY, via the exons ATGGCGGGCGCGGCGCTGTCGCGGGTGCCGGACGTGCAGATCGATGGCGACGGCGTCTTCAAGTACGTGCTGCTGCGGGTGCGCGGGGCCGGTGCGCCCGCCAAGGACGTCGTGCGAGGCCACGGCTGGGCCGAGTACCACG ccgACTTGTTCGAGCGCACTGCGGAGGAGCTGGCGCGGCACGGCCTGAGCTGCGAGTGCCTGGGCGGCGGCCGCGTCTCCCACCGGCCCGAAGAGAGGAAGATCCACGTCTACGGGTACTCGGTG GGCTTTGGACGAGCTGACCATGCTGTGACCACAGAGAAGCTGAAGGCCGAGTATCCCGACTACGAGATCACCTGGGCAGATGAAGGGTACTGA